Proteins encoded within one genomic window of Nonomuraea gerenzanensis:
- a CDS encoding carbohydrate ABC transporter permease, which yields MTTGPGRRARRRPGARHRDHLIGWLLVAPALAYFVIFLLYPALSALYYSFTDWNLRTEASWVGLANYADLLFDDVKYPHFWKSVSVTLQYTLIAVPLTLVAALAQALLLNAVRRGANLFRLLLFLPVVTAEAAVGAIWRWLYDPQYGLINTLLGLVGIPGQNWLNTPELVIPALAFIAAWQCGISMIIYLAGLKGIPGSIQEAAVIDGAGPWQRFWRVTFPMLRPTTFYLLVTGVIAALQVFGLVYVIFSGNGRSVTGGPEQSGLTYVLHLYLFAFRYDAMGAACAMSFILLVFIMIVTALQFRFVRQEAA from the coding sequence GTGACGACGGGACCCGGGAGGCGCGCCAGGCGCCGCCCGGGCGCCCGGCACCGCGACCACCTGATCGGCTGGCTGCTGGTCGCCCCGGCGCTGGCCTACTTCGTCATCTTCCTGCTGTACCCGGCCCTGTCCGCGCTCTACTACAGCTTCACCGACTGGAACCTGCGCACCGAGGCGAGCTGGGTGGGCCTGGCCAACTACGCCGACCTGCTGTTCGACGACGTGAAGTACCCGCACTTCTGGAAGTCGGTGAGCGTCACCCTGCAGTACACGCTCATCGCCGTGCCGCTGACGCTGGTCGCCGCGCTGGCGCAGGCGCTGCTGCTGAACGCGGTCAGGCGCGGCGCGAACCTGTTCAGGCTGCTGCTGTTCCTGCCGGTGGTCACGGCGGAGGCGGCGGTGGGCGCGATCTGGCGCTGGCTCTACGACCCGCAGTACGGCCTGATCAACACGCTGCTCGGGCTGGTCGGCATCCCGGGGCAGAACTGGCTGAACACCCCCGAGCTGGTCATCCCGGCGCTGGCGTTCATCGCCGCCTGGCAGTGCGGCATCTCGATGATCATCTATCTGGCGGGGCTGAAGGGCATCCCCGGCTCGATCCAGGAGGCGGCGGTCATCGACGGGGCCGGGCCGTGGCAGCGGTTCTGGCGGGTGACCTTCCCGATGTTGCGGCCGACCACGTTCTACCTGCTCGTTACGGGCGTCATCGCGGCGCTGCAGGTGTTCGGCCTGGTGTACGTGATCTTCTCGGGGAACGGGCGCAGCGTCACCGGCGGCCCCGAGCAGTCGGGGCTGACGTACGTGCTGCACCTGTACCTGTTCGCCTTCCGCTACGACGCCATGGGCGCGGCCTGCGCGATGTCGTTCATCCTGCTGGTCTTCATCATGATCGTCACCGCGCTGCAGTTCCGGTTCGTCAGGCAGGAGGCCGCGTGA
- a CDS encoding ROK family protein gives MGTSGRKTVRDLRRGNRAMLLRALYFGGPASRNELSAQTGLSAATVSTMTGDLLADNVIVEAGQVDSDGGRPRVLLKVNPAYGYAVGVDVGETQVKVELFDLEMNVRARAHYAVRSAKHDPELVARHILTGVDAVIAEGEVPPGQVLGVGVGVPGIVEPGPDGLVRAKTFGWEAVPLGALLRAGTTLPLVLDNGAKTMGQAELWFGSGRGTRDAIILLVGSGVGGTIVTDGRIYRGAGMAAGEVGHLKVVAGGRACRCGARGCLEAYLGAEAMLERAGVEADSADEEAALARLLEEGSPVIGESVELLGAGLSSLVHLFNPERIVIGGWAGLMLGGRLLGGIRAATAANTQAQPFQPESVVLGRLGPDAVALGAATLVIEPFFGDAAYPSSVTTIA, from the coding sequence ATGGGCACGTCAGGGCGCAAGACCGTACGAGATCTGCGCCGGGGCAACCGGGCGATGCTGCTGCGCGCGCTCTACTTCGGCGGCCCCGCCAGCCGCAACGAGCTGTCCGCGCAGACCGGGCTGAGCGCCGCCACGGTCAGCACGATGACCGGCGACCTGCTCGCCGACAACGTCATCGTCGAGGCCGGGCAGGTCGACTCCGACGGCGGCAGGCCCCGGGTGCTGCTCAAGGTCAACCCCGCCTACGGCTACGCCGTCGGCGTGGACGTGGGGGAGACCCAGGTCAAGGTGGAGCTGTTCGACCTGGAGATGAACGTGCGGGCCAGGGCCCACTACGCGGTCCGCTCGGCCAAGCACGACCCCGAGCTGGTCGCCCGCCACATCCTGACCGGCGTGGACGCCGTCATCGCCGAGGGCGAGGTGCCGCCGGGGCAGGTGCTCGGCGTGGGCGTGGGCGTCCCCGGCATCGTCGAGCCGGGCCCCGACGGGCTGGTGCGGGCCAAGACGTTCGGCTGGGAGGCGGTGCCGCTCGGCGCGCTGCTGCGGGCCGGCACGACGCTGCCGCTGGTGCTGGACAACGGCGCCAAGACCATGGGGCAGGCCGAGCTGTGGTTCGGCTCGGGCAGGGGTACCCGCGACGCCATCATCCTGCTCGTCGGGTCCGGCGTGGGCGGCACGATCGTGACCGACGGGCGCATCTACCGCGGCGCGGGCATGGCCGCGGGCGAGGTCGGGCACCTGAAGGTGGTCGCCGGCGGGCGGGCGTGCCGGTGCGGGGCGCGCGGCTGCCTGGAGGCCTACCTCGGGGCCGAGGCCATGCTGGAGCGGGCCGGTGTCGAGGCGGACTCGGCCGACGAGGAGGCGGCGCTGGCCAGGCTGCTGGAGGAGGGCTCGCCGGTGATCGGGGAGAGCGTCGAGCTGCTGGGCGCCGGCCTGTCATCGCTGGTGCACCTGTTCAACCCCGAGCGCATCGTGATCGGGGGCTGGGCCGGGCTGATGCTGGGCGGGCGGCTGCTCGGCGGGATCCGCGCGGCCACCGCGGCGAACACGCAGGCCCAGCCGTTCCAGCCGGAGTCGGTGGTGCTCGGGCGGCTCGGCCCCGACGCGGTGGCGCTGGGCGCGGCGACGCTGGTCATCGAGCCGTTCTTCGGCGACGCCGCGTATCCGTCGTCGGTCACCACTATTGCGTAG
- a CDS encoding carbohydrate ABC transporter permease gives MRRLSMYVTLVLLAAVSVVPFLWMLATSFKHGPDIYTKTPNLLPLDKKTGEWAATLDNYAYVLDVGGLGNAFVNSVWVCAILVPAKLLIDALAAYAFARIPFPGRDKLFVIMLGGMMVPAITLLVPRIHVTQSLGMFDSGWGLIVPNIASVLDIFLLRQFFLSLPGELEEAALIDGAGRMQIFWRIVLPLSKPVLAVVTITSFLFHWNDLVWPLLVTNDPELYTLPLALQQLVASPDGGRAYYIMAGATLAVLPVIAVLLVFQRRILQGIAFTGLKG, from the coding sequence GTGAGAAGGCTCTCCATGTATGTCACGCTGGTGCTGCTGGCCGCCGTGTCGGTGGTGCCGTTCCTGTGGATGCTGGCCACCTCGTTCAAGCACGGGCCCGACATCTACACCAAGACGCCGAACCTGCTGCCGCTGGACAAGAAGACCGGCGAGTGGGCGGCCACCCTGGACAACTACGCCTACGTGCTCGACGTCGGCGGGCTGGGGAACGCCTTCGTCAACAGCGTCTGGGTGTGCGCGATCCTGGTGCCGGCCAAGCTGCTCATCGACGCGCTGGCCGCCTACGCGTTCGCGCGCATCCCGTTCCCCGGCCGCGACAAGCTGTTCGTGATCATGCTGGGCGGCATGATGGTGCCCGCGATCACGCTGCTGGTGCCGCGCATCCACGTCACCCAGTCGCTGGGCATGTTCGACTCCGGCTGGGGGCTGATCGTGCCGAACATCGCCTCGGTGCTCGACATCTTCCTGCTGCGCCAGTTCTTCCTGTCGCTGCCCGGCGAGCTGGAGGAGGCCGCGCTGATCGACGGCGCGGGCCGGATGCAGATCTTCTGGCGGATCGTGCTGCCGCTGTCGAAGCCCGTGCTGGCGGTCGTGACCATCACCAGCTTCCTGTTCCACTGGAACGACCTGGTGTGGCCGCTGCTGGTCACCAACGACCCCGAGCTCTACACGCTGCCGCTGGCCCTGCAGCAGCTCGTCGCCAGCCCGGACGGCGGGCGCGCGTACTACATCATGGCGGGCGCCACGCTCGCCGTCCTGCCCGTGATCGCGGTGCTGCTGGTCTTCCAGCGCCGCATCCTGCAGGGCATCGCCTTCACCGGTCTCAAAGGTTAG
- a CDS encoding discoidin domain-containing protein produces MHPRRSPALLVAALAALLLFCLVTAPAAQALACGTANAALNRPATASSTENAGTPASAAVDGNAGTRWSSAFSDPQWLQVDLGSSQEICQVVLQWETAYATAFRVQVSGNATTWTDVYSTTTATGGTQTLNVTGTGRYLRVHGTARATGWGYSLWELAVRTTTTTPPGGGDLGPNVHVFDPSMPSSSIQATLDSVFTQMESNQFGLQRHALLFKPGSYNVNANVGFYTSIMGLGRNPDDVTINGQVRVDAGWFGGNATQNFWRSAENLSITPPGGTNQWAVSQAAPFRRMHVRGNLNLAPSGYGWASGGYIADSRIDGTVQPYSQQQWFTRDSSIGGWLNGVWNMVFSGVEGAPAQSFPEPPYTTLANSPVTREKPYLYVDAAGAYQVFVPSLRQNTRGASWPGTGTSIPLTQFYVAKPSDTAATINAALSAGLHLLFTPGIYHVGQTIDVTRANTVVLGLGYATIIPDNGVVPMRVADVDGVRVAGLLFDAGSVNSPVLMEVGPPGSAASHAANPISIQDVFFRIGGAHAGKATTSLVVNSDHTLIDHIWAWRGDHGAGIGWTVNTADTGLIVNGDDVTAYGLFVEHYQKYQVIWNGQRGRTIFFQNEMPYDPPNQAAWMNGGTRGYAAYKVADSVTSHEAWGLGAYCYFNVDPSVVAERGFEAPVNPNVRFHSLLTVSLGGNGTINHVINNTGGPAQGTATIPVKIVNFP; encoded by the coding sequence GTGCACCCGCGCCGAAGTCCCGCTCTCCTCGTGGCCGCACTGGCCGCGTTACTCCTGTTCTGCCTGGTCACGGCGCCCGCCGCCCAGGCGCTGGCGTGCGGCACGGCGAACGCCGCGCTCAACCGGCCCGCCACCGCCTCCTCCACCGAGAACGCCGGCACCCCCGCCTCGGCCGCCGTGGACGGCAACGCCGGCACCCGGTGGTCCAGCGCCTTCAGCGACCCGCAGTGGCTGCAGGTGGACCTGGGCTCGTCCCAGGAGATCTGCCAGGTGGTGCTCCAGTGGGAGACCGCCTACGCCACCGCCTTCCGCGTCCAGGTCTCCGGCAACGCCACCACCTGGACCGACGTGTACTCCACCACCACCGCCACGGGCGGCACCCAGACGCTGAACGTCACCGGCACCGGCCGCTACCTGCGCGTGCACGGCACCGCCAGGGCCACCGGCTGGGGCTACTCGCTGTGGGAGCTGGCCGTGCGCACCACCACCACGACCCCGCCCGGCGGCGGCGACCTCGGCCCCAACGTGCACGTCTTCGACCCGTCGATGCCGTCGTCGAGCATCCAGGCCACGCTGGACTCGGTCTTCACCCAGATGGAGTCCAACCAGTTCGGCCTGCAGCGCCACGCCCTGCTGTTCAAGCCCGGCAGCTACAACGTCAACGCCAACGTCGGCTTCTACACCTCGATCATGGGCCTGGGCCGCAACCCCGACGACGTCACCATCAACGGCCAGGTCAGGGTGGACGCCGGCTGGTTCGGCGGCAACGCCACGCAGAACTTCTGGCGCTCGGCCGAGAACCTGTCCATCACCCCGCCCGGCGGCACCAACCAGTGGGCGGTCTCGCAGGCCGCGCCGTTCCGCCGGATGCACGTCAGGGGCAACCTCAACCTCGCCCCCAGCGGGTACGGCTGGGCCAGCGGCGGCTACATCGCCGACAGCAGGATCGACGGCACCGTGCAGCCGTACTCGCAGCAGCAGTGGTTCACCCGCGACAGCAGCATCGGCGGCTGGCTCAACGGCGTGTGGAACATGGTGTTCTCCGGCGTCGAGGGCGCGCCCGCCCAGTCGTTCCCGGAGCCGCCGTACACGACGCTCGCCAACAGCCCCGTGACCAGGGAGAAGCCCTACCTGTACGTGGACGCGGCCGGGGCCTACCAGGTCTTCGTGCCGTCACTGCGGCAGAACACCCGGGGCGCGAGCTGGCCCGGCACCGGCACCTCGATCCCGCTCACCCAGTTCTACGTGGCCAAGCCGTCCGACACGGCCGCCACCATCAACGCCGCCCTCTCCGCCGGCCTGCACCTGCTCTTCACCCCCGGCATCTACCACGTCGGCCAGACCATCGACGTCACCAGGGCGAACACCGTCGTGCTCGGCCTCGGCTACGCCACGATCATCCCCGACAACGGCGTCGTGCCGATGCGCGTCGCCGACGTGGACGGGGTCAGGGTGGCCGGGCTGCTGTTCGACGCGGGCAGCGTGAACTCACCCGTTCTCATGGAGGTCGGCCCGCCCGGCTCGGCGGCCTCGCACGCGGCCAACCCCATCTCCATCCAGGACGTGTTCTTCCGCATCGGCGGCGCCCACGCCGGCAAGGCCACGACCAGCCTGGTCGTCAACAGCGACCACACGCTCATCGACCACATCTGGGCCTGGCGCGGCGACCACGGCGCCGGCATCGGCTGGACGGTCAACACCGCCGACACGGGCCTGATCGTCAACGGCGACGACGTCACCGCCTACGGGCTGTTCGTCGAGCACTACCAGAAGTACCAGGTCATCTGGAACGGGCAGCGCGGCCGGACCATCTTCTTCCAGAACGAGATGCCCTACGACCCGCCCAACCAGGCCGCCTGGATGAACGGCGGCACCCGGGGCTACGCCGCCTACAAGGTCGCCGACTCCGTCACCTCGCACGAGGCGTGGGGGCTGGGGGCGTACTGCTACTTCAACGTCGATCCGAGCGTGGTGGCCGAGCGCGGCTTCGAGGCGCCCGTGAACCCCAACGTGCGCTTCCACTCGCTGCTCACGGTCTCGCTCGGGGGCAACGGCACGATCAACCACGTGATCAACAACACCGGCGGCCCGGCCCAGGGCACGGCCACCATCCCGGTGAAGATCGTCAACTTCCCCTGA
- a CDS encoding HD domain-containing protein, with protein MRGWIALAGDAPAALALGAELIARWAEPHRRYHTRAHLTAVLTAVDDLAPEAADLAPVRLAAWFHDAIYDGRPGWDEERSAQLAQARLPRCGVPPGRVAETARLVRLTAAHDTQTPGDRNGAVLCDADLAVLAGPGYDDYARAIRQEYAHVPDAAFAEGRSAVLRRLLATTALYRTPRARALWEERARTNMTAELTTLQQR; from the coding sequence GTGCGTGGCTGGATCGCGCTGGCGGGGGACGCGCCCGCCGCGCTCGCGCTCGGGGCCGAGCTGATCGCGCGCTGGGCGGAGCCGCACCGCCGCTACCACACCCGCGCCCACCTGACCGCCGTCCTGACCGCCGTCGACGACCTCGCCCCCGAGGCCGCCGACCTGGCGCCGGTACGCCTGGCAGCCTGGTTCCACGACGCGATCTACGACGGCCGCCCAGGCTGGGACGAGGAACGCAGCGCCCAGCTGGCCCAGGCCCGCCTCCCCCGCTGCGGCGTCCCGCCCGGCAGGGTGGCGGAGACGGCCAGACTGGTCCGCCTCACCGCCGCCCACGACACGCAAACCCCCGGCGACCGCAACGGCGCCGTCCTGTGCGACGCCGACCTGGCCGTCCTGGCAGGCCCCGGCTACGACGACTACGCCCGCGCGATCCGCCAGGAGTACGCCCACGTCCCCGACGCCGCGTTCGCCGAGGGCCGCTCGGCGGTGCTGCGCCGCCTGCTCGCCACCACCGCCCTCTACCGCACCCCGCGCGCCCGCGCCCTGTGGGAGGAGCGAGCCAGGACCAACATGACGGCGGAGCTGACCACCCTGCAGCAGCGCTAA
- a CDS encoding HAD family hydrolase: protein MNEPVIDLTAISAVVFDTDGVVTDTARGHAAAWKHVFDAFLRGRSAPFDIRDDYLRHVDGRPRLDGIRTFLAARGITVPEGSPDDEPGAPTVHGLGLAKDRLFMEQVDKYGVAAFPAAVALLHELRHRGARTAAVSASLHGRKLVGSAGVMHLFDLMVDGNDAALLNLPGTPDPGLFLEAARRLDLPAAKVAVVVSALPGIEAGGKGGFGLVIAVNAGNGGDRGVVPELGEIEVRGRVLPLTS from the coding sequence GTGAACGAGCCTGTCATCGACCTGACCGCGATCAGCGCCGTCGTGTTCGACACCGACGGCGTGGTCACTGACACCGCTCGGGGGCACGCGGCCGCCTGGAAACACGTCTTCGACGCGTTCCTGCGCGGCCGCTCGGCGCCGTTCGACATCCGCGACGACTATCTGCGCCACGTGGACGGTCGCCCGCGCCTCGACGGCATCCGCACGTTCCTGGCCGCGCGCGGCATCACCGTGCCCGAGGGATCGCCCGACGACGAGCCGGGCGCGCCCACCGTGCACGGGCTGGGCCTGGCCAAGGACCGCCTGTTCATGGAGCAGGTGGACAAGTACGGCGTGGCCGCCTTCCCCGCCGCGGTGGCGCTGCTGCACGAGCTGCGGCACCGCGGCGCCCGGACGGCCGCCGTCTCCGCCAGCCTGCACGGACGCAAGCTGGTGGGCTCGGCGGGGGTGATGCACCTGTTCGACCTGATGGTCGACGGCAACGACGCCGCGCTGCTGAACCTGCCCGGCACCCCCGACCCCGGGCTCTTCCTGGAGGCGGCCCGGCGGCTGGATCTGCCGGCGGCCAAGGTCGCGGTGGTGGTGTCCGCGCTGCCGGGGATCGAGGCGGGAGGCAAGGGCGGGTTCGGCCTGGTGATCGCGGTGAACGCCGGAAACGGTGGCGATCGCGGGGTTGTGCCGGAGTTGGGGGAGATCGAGGTGCGCGGGAGGGTTCTACCCTTGACGTCGTGA
- a CDS encoding DUF4031 domain-containing protein — translation MTVLIDPPDWPGPRGLMWSHLVSDSSLDELHEFAELLGVPERAFDRDHYDVPETVHARAVALGAQAVSSRELLRRLVAAGLRRRKRHLPR, via the coding sequence GTGACCGTTCTCATCGATCCGCCCGACTGGCCGGGGCCGCGCGGCCTCATGTGGTCGCATCTCGTCAGCGACAGCTCCCTGGATGAGCTGCACGAGTTCGCGGAGCTGCTGGGGGTGCCCGAGCGGGCGTTCGACCGGGATCACTACGACGTGCCCGAGACCGTGCACGCGCGGGCGGTGGCCCTGGGGGCGCAGGCGGTCAGCTCCCGTGAGCTGCTGCGGCGGCTGGTCGCGGCGGGGCTGCGGCGCCGCAAGCGCCATCTGCCCCGTTAG
- a CDS encoding cytochrome P450 has product MSETEEFPLVQFMRDGFDPVGELGRIRAEHPVFPMQIPGDQTVYLVTRWEDVRAVLGDHERFSNDFAGVIGLGSNQEDPGGLGFRDPPEHTRLRKYLTPEFTMRRLRRLEPRIEAMVAEYLDRIEAKGAAAGMPVDLVEEFCLPIPSLVVCELLGVPYDERADFVKLSKDRFDFTAGPEASLQAINDAMTYLTDLVARERQHPGDGLLGQLLREHGDELDDRTLASMADGLLTGGHDTSTSMLALGTLWLLRNPEQAAKVREVDGYVVDVVEELLRYMTVVQVAFPRFARDDLELHGVPIKKGEMVLCSLTGANRDSALGGDMDEVRPGRETAGSHLAFGHGIHRCIGAPLAQMEMRIAFPALLRRFPGLRVAGEVPFRELAIVYGVKELPVAW; this is encoded by the coding sequence ATGTCAGAGACAGAAGAGTTCCCGCTCGTCCAGTTCATGCGAGACGGGTTCGACCCCGTGGGCGAGCTAGGGCGCATCAGGGCCGAGCACCCGGTCTTCCCCATGCAGATCCCGGGCGACCAGACCGTGTACCTCGTCACCCGCTGGGAGGACGTCCGCGCGGTGCTCGGCGACCACGAGCGCTTCAGCAACGACTTCGCCGGGGTGATCGGCCTCGGCTCCAACCAGGAGGACCCGGGCGGGCTCGGCTTCCGCGACCCGCCCGAGCACACGCGGCTGCGCAAGTACCTCACGCCCGAGTTCACCATGCGCCGCCTGCGCAGGCTGGAGCCGCGGATCGAGGCCATGGTGGCGGAGTACCTCGACCGGATCGAGGCCAAGGGCGCGGCCGCCGGGATGCCGGTGGACCTGGTCGAGGAGTTCTGCCTGCCGATCCCGTCGCTGGTTGTGTGCGAGCTGCTCGGCGTGCCGTACGACGAGCGCGCCGACTTCGTCAAGCTCAGCAAGGACCGCTTCGACTTCACCGCGGGGCCTGAGGCGTCGCTGCAGGCGATCAACGACGCGATGACGTACCTGACGGACCTCGTGGCCAGGGAGCGGCAGCACCCCGGCGACGGGCTGCTCGGCCAGCTCCTGCGCGAGCACGGCGACGAGCTCGACGACCGCACGCTCGCCAGCATGGCCGACGGCCTGCTGACCGGGGGCCACGACACCAGCACCAGCATGCTCGCGCTCGGCACGCTGTGGCTGCTGCGCAACCCCGAGCAGGCCGCCAAGGTGCGCGAGGTGGACGGCTACGTCGTGGACGTGGTCGAGGAGCTGCTGCGTTACATGACGGTCGTGCAGGTCGCCTTCCCGCGCTTCGCCCGCGACGACCTGGAGCTGCACGGCGTACCGATCAAGAAGGGCGAGATGGTGCTGTGCTCGCTCACCGGCGCCAACCGCGACTCCGCCCTCGGCGGTGACATGGACGAGGTGCGGCCCGGCCGGGAGACGGCGGGCTCGCACCTGGCGTTCGGCCACGGCATCCACCGCTGCATCGGCGCGCCGCTCGCGCAGATGGAGATGCGCATCGCCTTCCCCGCGCTGCTGCGCCGCTTCCCCGGCCTGCGCGTCGCCGGCGAGGTGCCGTTCAGGGAACTCGCTATTGTCTACGGCGTCAAAGAGCTACCCGTCGCCTGGTAG
- a CDS encoding ABC transporter substrate-binding protein, with protein MSRGLVRGVVVAALVSGLAACGGDDGGQGAGKELTFWMYQDRTPQAGQVMERVRQDFEKANPGVTVKIVKIPKDDYNTKLGSAVASKSAPDAGILDQPLVSKYALDGTIKEVPAGLIDEADYYKGALDTNRAGGKLYGLPQDQTTVALFYNRKLVPTPPKTWDELKQVAARVHAADANVAGMNVPKGDGYGAWMFPGIVHGAGGEMVDDAGKKVLFDQPLAVEALQLWVDLQESSPRKITDSDKPFENGLAAMTISGPWDVPTIKEQFPDLDFGVAPLPYKTEPAGNIGGEDSVVFATSKNQDLAWKWLAFLSDARNNGAVADAFGGFPVHLKAQVPAGGPEQAAFLEQLKVAHARPAVPQWIQVNDEIIAPAIESALTGKATAQQALTDAAGKTRSLLGWNG; from the coding sequence ATGAGCCGAGGACTTGTGCGAGGCGTCGTCGTGGCGGCCCTCGTGAGCGGGCTGGCCGCGTGCGGTGGCGACGACGGCGGCCAGGGCGCGGGCAAGGAGCTGACGTTCTGGATGTACCAGGACCGAACCCCGCAGGCGGGCCAGGTCATGGAGCGGGTTCGCCAGGACTTCGAGAAGGCCAATCCCGGTGTCACGGTCAAGATCGTCAAGATCCCCAAGGACGACTACAACACCAAGCTGGGCAGCGCCGTGGCCAGCAAGAGCGCGCCCGACGCGGGCATACTCGACCAGCCGCTGGTCTCCAAGTACGCCCTCGACGGCACGATCAAGGAGGTGCCCGCCGGGCTCATCGACGAGGCCGACTACTACAAGGGCGCGCTCGACACCAACCGCGCGGGCGGCAAGCTCTACGGCCTGCCGCAGGACCAGACCACGGTCGCCCTCTTCTACAACAGGAAGCTGGTGCCCACGCCGCCGAAGACCTGGGACGAGCTGAAGCAGGTCGCCGCCCGGGTGCACGCCGCCGACGCGAACGTGGCCGGGATGAACGTGCCCAAGGGCGACGGGTACGGCGCCTGGATGTTCCCCGGCATCGTGCACGGCGCGGGCGGCGAGATGGTGGACGACGCCGGCAAGAAGGTGCTGTTCGACCAGCCGCTGGCGGTGGAGGCGCTGCAGCTCTGGGTGGACCTCCAGGAGTCGTCGCCCCGCAAGATCACCGACTCGGACAAGCCGTTCGAGAACGGCCTGGCGGCCATGACGATCTCCGGCCCGTGGGACGTGCCGACGATCAAGGAGCAGTTCCCCGACCTGGACTTCGGCGTGGCGCCGCTGCCGTACAAGACCGAGCCGGCCGGCAACATCGGCGGCGAGGACTCCGTGGTCTTCGCCACGAGCAAGAACCAGGACCTGGCGTGGAAGTGGCTGGCGTTCCTGTCCGATGCGCGGAACAACGGCGCGGTCGCCGACGCGTTCGGCGGCTTCCCCGTGCACCTCAAGGCGCAGGTGCCCGCGGGCGGGCCCGAGCAGGCGGCCTTCCTGGAGCAGCTCAAGGTCGCGCACGCGCGGCCCGCGGTGCCGCAGTGGATCCAGGTCAACGACGAGATCATCGCTCCGGCCATCGAGTCGGCGCTGACCGGCAAGGCCACGGCGCAGCAGGCGCTGACGGACGCGGCCGGCAAGACCCGCTCCCTGCTCGGCTGGAACGGCTGA
- a CDS encoding alpha-hydroxy acid oxidase has protein sequence MAELRRLARRRAPRMVFDYVDGAAEGERSMARATEAFDRVEFAPHVLRDVAEAPTSVEILGRRIAMPVVLAPTGFTRMMHREGERAVARAAERAAVPYTLSTMGTTAAGDVAAAAPGGWNWFQLYVVRERARNLERLALAADAGMDVLVVTVDVPVAGARLRDVRHGLTIPPSLRWRGVLEAARHPAWWFDFLTGEPLRFATVEGAPDDMAGLTNLMFDPSVTVADLEWIRSAWQGKLLVKGVQRVDDAKELAAVGVDGLVVSNHGGRQLDRAATPLELLPEVVEAVGDRTEVFLDGGVRSGADVAAAVALGARACFVGRAYLYGLMAGGERGVARVLDLLHAELVRTLQLLGVRGGVEGLTPDLVRLRGS, from the coding sequence GTGGCGGAGCTGAGGCGGCTGGCCAGGAGGCGCGCCCCCCGCATGGTGTTCGACTACGTGGACGGCGCCGCCGAGGGCGAGCGGTCGATGGCCAGGGCGACGGAGGCGTTCGACCGGGTGGAGTTCGCCCCGCACGTGCTGCGCGACGTCGCCGAGGCGCCCACGTCCGTCGAGATCCTGGGCAGGCGGATCGCGATGCCGGTGGTGCTCGCCCCGACCGGGTTCACGCGGATGATGCACCGCGAGGGCGAGCGGGCGGTGGCGCGGGCCGCCGAGCGGGCGGCGGTGCCGTACACGCTGTCCACGATGGGCACCACGGCGGCAGGGGACGTGGCCGCCGCCGCGCCGGGCGGGTGGAACTGGTTCCAGCTGTACGTGGTCCGCGAGCGCGCCCGCAACCTGGAGCGGCTCGCCCTGGCCGCGGACGCGGGCATGGACGTGCTGGTGGTGACGGTGGACGTGCCGGTGGCCGGGGCGCGGCTGCGCGACGTGCGGCACGGGCTGACGATCCCGCCCTCGCTGCGCTGGCGCGGCGTGCTGGAGGCGGCGCGGCATCCGGCGTGGTGGTTCGACTTCCTGACCGGCGAGCCGCTCAGGTTCGCCACCGTGGAGGGCGCCCCCGACGACATGGCGGGGCTGACGAATCTGATGTTCGACCCCTCGGTGACGGTCGCGGACCTGGAGTGGATCAGGTCGGCGTGGCAGGGGAAACTGCTGGTCAAGGGCGTGCAGCGGGTGGACGACGCCAAGGAGCTGGCCGCCGTGGGAGTGGACGGGCTGGTGGTGTCCAACCACGGCGGGCGCCAGCTCGACCGCGCCGCCACCCCGCTGGAGCTGCTGCCGGAGGTGGTGGAGGCGGTCGGCGACCGTACGGAGGTGTTCCTCGACGGCGGGGTGCGGAGCGGGGCCGACGTGGCCGCCGCGGTCGCGCTGGGCGCCAGGGCGTGCTTCGTCGGCCGCGCCTACCTGTACGGGCTGATGGCCGGGGGTGAGCGGGGCGTGGCGCGGGTGCTGGACCTGCTCCACGCCGAGCTCGTACGGACGTTGCAGCTGCTGGGGGTCCGGGGCGGGGTCGAAGGGCTCACCCCGGACCTGGTGCGGCTCAGGGGAAGTTGA